The Bdellovibrionota bacterium DNA segment TAAGCTTGGTCTGATGTTGAAGAAAAAGTTTTGGAATTTTTGTTATCAGAAATCTTGTTAGCCGAGGTTTTGTTGTCGTTTTGCATTTGCATAATTATCTCCTTTAAAAGTTACAAGAGACTAATGCATGGAATATACCAGCATAAGTGACTGTTAAACTCATTCTCACAAGAGATTTTATGAATCGCGCCCCAAGCTTGAGACAAAATGGCTTTTATTTACAGTAATTGCACTATTTTGCCAGTCGTGATCCAAGCGGAAGTTCTTCCACCGGTCTGTGCAAATTCTTCACGAGGCATAATTTTGCCTCGGTTTGAGGCAAAATAACTGGATATGTTAGCGATCATCGCTTAAAAACCTCTTCATGTTACAAAATACATCGGACGAACAGGTCCAACTTAAAATATGGCTGCAGACGGAGTTCACGAGAAGATGTCGAGTGAACAGCCGATATTCTATCAGAGCATTTGCAAAGCAACTCGATATCAATCAATCGACACTCACTCAAATTCTAAACGGCAAACGTAAAGTCTCAAAAAAATTCATTGAGGGTTTAGAAAAGAAGATCGGTGTAAAGTTCCACTTTCAAGGAAATGGTCAAAACGATCTTGATTTCAAATATTCTGTTTTAAGTGTAGATGCTTTTACTGTGATTTCGGATTGGTATCACTACGCCATCCTAGAGTTCACTGCCGTTAAGGGTTTTAAATCTGATGCAAAGTGGATTTCAAAAAAATTAGGAATTACTGTATCTGAAGCCAATATGGCCATTG contains these protein-coding regions:
- a CDS encoding TIGR02147 family protein; this encodes MLQNTSDEQVQLKIWLQTEFTRRCRVNSRYSIRAFAKQLDINQSTLTQILNGKRKVSKKFIEGLEKKIGVKFHFQGNGQNDLDFKYSVLSVDAFTVISDWYHYAILEFTAVKGFKSDAKWISKKLGITVSEANMAIDRMLRLGMILEKNGKISRSKQYIVNYTEGVTSGAHKEFQRQLLSKALSAIDNCPQDKKDITSMTMPANSKKIKEVKEKIRKFRREICDYLEDGNHDSVYQMCVQLFPLTDEI